A window of Salmo trutta chromosome 5, fSalTru1.1, whole genome shotgun sequence contains these coding sequences:
- the LOC115193944 gene encoding rho-related GTP-binding protein RhoQ, whose protein sequence is MANGTGTLMLKCVVVGDGAVGKTCLLMSYANDAFPEEYVPTVFDHYAVSVNVGGKQYLLGLYDTAGQEDYDRLRPLSYPMTDVFLICFSVVNPASFQNVREEWVTELQEYAPSVPYLLIGTQIDLRDDPKTIAKLNDMKEKPITTEQGQKLAKEIGACVYVECSALTQKGLKTVFDEAIIAILNPKRKKGVLKRRLGPRYINCCLIT, encoded by the exons ATGGCAAACGGAACTGGTACTCTTATGTTGAAATGCGTTGTGGTTGGAGACGGTGCTGTGGGCAAAACGTGTCTGTTGATGAGCTATGCCAACGACGCCTTTCCAGAGGAGTATGTGCCCACTGTGTTTGACCATTATGCAG TGAGTGTCAACGTTGGCGGAAAGCAGTACTTATTGGGACTGTATGACACAGCTGGTCAG GAGGACTATGACCGCTTGAGGCCTTTGTCGTACCCCATGACCGACGTCTTCCTCATCTGCTTTTCCGTGGTCAACCCGGCTAGTTTCCAGAATGTGAGGGAGGAGTGGGTCACTGAGCTGCAGGAGTATGCCCCAAGTGTCCCCTACCTCCTCATAGGCACTCAG ATTGACCTGCGTGATGACcccaagaccattgccaagctgaACGACATGAAGGAAAAACCCATCACCACAGAGCAGGGCCAGAAGCTAGCCAAGGAG ATTGGTGCGTGTGTCTACGTGGAATGCTCGGCTCTCACCCAGAAAGGACTGAAAACTGTGTTTGATGAGGCCATTATCGCTATCCTGAACCCCAAGAGGAAAAAGGGAGTCTTGAAGAGAAGACTGGGGCCACGCTATATCAACTGCTGCCTCATCACGTGA
- the mxtx1 gene encoding mix-type homeobox gene 1 codes for PVFSSDDPRQVAVTGALSRSTNRRKRTSFTKEHVALLRVTFETDPYPGISLRESLSQKTGLPESRIQVWFQNRRARTMKYKGAKAVWQSDSGFHSPGGFTPVQDTVSQHHTMGTGATQPGLAPLSSSPCLPPAYPIQLKEELEDFFYGHCPPPYTGVEETDHYNSLFELKEARVLGYSASPPLNSPRHQMIPGAWPQSGDQMSPVQSMWSPSPQEVRKCSAGSSQAFLYHSLAEQQPFYSNPQEAYGGSITQTQAPVTPDSGCWEVGQGSQLYGSWSTDMSTPEYPELPVLSLQDILRELDEECWEGDGLNSYPNEDNLVNC; via the exons CCTGTTTTCTCCTCAGATGACCCTAGACAGGTGGCAGTCACCGGAGCCTTGTCCCGGAGTACCAACCGCAGAAAGAGGACCAGCTTCACCAAAGAGCACGTGGCACTTCTCCGTGTCACATTTGAGACAGACCCTTACCCTGgcatcagcctgagagagagccTGTCTCAGAAGACAGGCCTACCTGAATCTCGCATCCAG GTGTGGTTCCAGAACAGGAGGGCTCGGACTATGAAGTATAAGGGAGCTAAGGCCGTGTGGCAGTCCGACTCTGGCTTCCACTCCCCTGGTGGGTTCACCCCTGTCCAGGACACAGTTTCCCAGCACCACACCATGGGGACAGGGGCTACCCAGCCTGGCCTGGCCCCTCTGTCCAGCTCCCCCTGCCTGCCCCCTGCCTACCCCATCCAGTTGAAGGAGGAGTTAGAGGACTTTTTCTATGGACACTGCCCTCCACCCTACACTGGAGTGGAGGAGACTGACCACTACAACTCCCTGTTCGAACTGAAGGAAGCCAGGGTGCTGGGATACAGCGCCAGCCCACCACTGAATAGCCCCAGGCACCAGATGATTCCAGGAGCCTGGCCCCAGTCGGGTGATCAGATGTCCCCAGTGCAGTCCATGTGGAGCCCCTCTCCTCAGGAGGTAAGGAAATGCAGCGCAGGCTCCAGCCAGGCCTTCCTTTACCATAGCTTAGCTGAGCAGCAGCCCTTCTACAGCAACCCCCAGGAAGCCTATGGAGGCTCCATTACCCAGACCCAGGCCCCAGTCACCCCGGATTCCGGATGCTGGGAGGTTGGACAAGGTTCCCAGTTGTATGGCTCCTGGAGCACGGATATGTCTACCCCAGAATACCCAGAGCTCCCTGTCCTGTCCCTGCAGGATATCCTGAGGGAGCTGGATGAAGAGTGCTGGGAGGGAGATGGCCTGAACAGCTACCCCAATGAGGATAATCTGGTTAACTGTTGA